One segment of Aquimarina sp. BL5 DNA contains the following:
- the rpsU gene encoding 30S ribosomal protein S21 — MLIIPVKDGENIDRALKRFKRKFDRTGTMRQLRKRQAFTKPSVERRAQVQKAQYIQHLRDQEEI; from the coding sequence ATGTTAATTATACCAGTTAAAGACGGAGAAAATATAGATAGAGCATTAAAACGTTTTAAGCGTAAATTCGATAGAACAGGAACTATGCGTCAGCTGCGTAAGCGTCAGGCGTTCACAAAGCCTTCTGTTGAGCGCAGAGCTCAGGTTCAAAAAGCGCAATACATTCAGCACTTAAGAGACCAAGAGGAAATTTAA